One Meleagris gallopavo isolate NT-WF06-2002-E0010 breed Aviagen turkey brand Nicholas breeding stock chromosome 11, Turkey_5.1, whole genome shotgun sequence genomic region harbors:
- the CHST2 gene encoding carbohydrate sulfotransferase 2, which yields GRRQLVYVFTTWRSGSSFFGELFNQNPEVFFLYEPVWHVWQKLYPGDAVSLQGAARDMLSSLYRCDLSVFQLYSTAGAGKNLTTLGIFGAATNKVICSSPLCPAYRKEVVGMVDDRVCKKCPPQRLSRFQEECHKYRTLVIKGVRVFDLTVLAPLMRDPTLDLKVIHLVRDPRAVASSRIKSRHGLIRESLQVVRSRDPRIHRMPFLDAGHKLGGKKDGGGGSDYHALGAMEVICSSMAKTLQTALHPPDWLRGNYMAVRYEDLVMEPIKTLRQVYGFVNLAVSPEMEKFTLNMTSGPGYSSKPFVVSARNATQALSAWRTALSFQQIKQVEEYCQQPMALLGYERVGSPEEVKDLGRTLLRKPRL from the coding sequence GGGCGGCGGCAGCTGGTGTACGTGTTCACCACCTGGCGCTCCGGGTCGTCCTTCTTCGGGGAGCTCTTCAACCAGAACCCCGAGGTGTTCTTTCTCTACGAGCCCGTGTGGCACGTCTGGCAGAAGCTGTACCCCGGGGACGCCGTCTCGCTGCAGGGAGCGGCCCGCGACATGCTGAGCTCCCTGTACCGCTGCGACCTCTCCGTGTTCCAGCTGTACAGCACGGCGGGTGCCGGGAAGAACCTGACGACTCTGGGCATCTTCGGGGCGGCCACCAACAAGGTGATCTGCTCGTCCCCGCTGTGCCCGGCCTACCGCAAGGaggtggtgggcatggtggaCGACCGCGTGTGCAAGAAGTGTCCCCCGCAGCGCCTCAGCCGCTTCCAGGAGGAGTGCCACAAGTACCGCACGCTGGTCATCAAGGGCGTGCGCGTCTTTGACTTGACCGTCCTCGCCCCGCTCATGCGGGACCCCACCCTGGACCTCAAAGTCATCCACCTGGTGCGGGACCCGCGGGCTGTCGCCAGCTCCCGCATCAAATCCCGACACGGCCTCATCCGGGAGAGCCTGCAGGTAGTGAGGAGCCGCGACCCCCGCATCCACCGCATGCCCTTCCTCGACGCCGGCCACAAGCTGGGCGGGAAGAAGGATGGCGGGGGCGGCTCGGACTACCACGCCCTGGGTGCCATGGAGGTCATCTGTAGCAGTATGGCCAAGACCCTGCAGACCGCCCTGCACCCCCCCGACTGGCTGCGGGGTAACTACATGGCCGTGCGCTACGAGGACCTGGTGATGGAGCCCATCAAGACCCTGCGGCAGGTGTACGGCTTCGTTAACCTGGCGGTCAGCCCGGAGATGGAGAAGTTCACCCTCAACATGACCAGCGGTCCCGGCTATTCCTCCAAACCCTTTGTGGTATCGGCCCGGAACGCCACGCAGGCGCTGAGCGCCTGGAGGACTGCGCTCAGCTTCCAGCAGATCAAGCAGGTGGAGGAGTACTGCCAGCAGCCCATGGCCCTGCTGGGCTACGAGCGGGTCGGCAGCCCCGAGGAGGTGAAGGACCTAGGCAGAACGTTGCTCAGGAAGCCGCGGCTGTGA